Below is a window of Thunnus maccoyii chromosome 16, fThuMac1.1, whole genome shotgun sequence DNA.
AATTTAATCATATATTTAGTTGATTTACATGACCTGACAATGTGAGTCACTAAACAAGGTAGTGAACAAGAGGTAGCCGTTATTACTGGGTGACAGGCACAATCATGCATTAAACAAGACCTGAGATGAAACAACTGACTAACTAATATTCCCTGTAAAGCAAGATGGAACAATTTTAGACACTGCCATgttgaaggaagagaaaaaagcGCTACCTGAGAGTCTAAAGTCAGGGCAAAAAACCCATAGAGTGAGTTGACCTTCACATCTATGTTCAACTTGTTTTGGGccctttctgttattttatacatttacttGACCTAAATTAATACATCACTATtacattaagtacattttaggctataaataaataaaacatttcatcgGCATtcaaagaacatttatttttctaattgtcaAAGTCCCCAGATGTCTGAAGTTTTCAGCTACAGCGCCTCATCTGGTTGAGCCTGGTATAGCCTGTGTTTGCTGTTGCCTGGAGACTTGTTAAAATACAGACAAGTTTCTTCTGTATATCCACTCACTCTGCTACACTCCTAATTATGGAAGTTATGGAAAACCATGATGAGGTATGCTTCACTACAGATGACTATTTGACCTCcatgtatttgttgttattgAGAAGAACAAAGTTGCACATAAATGTGGCAATTTATTCATCAGGTTTGACTTTTAGCACACAAAAATTATGTTTACTAATTGTCATATTTATAGAAGCTGAAGCCACTTACATTATTATCTCAATAGGTAGACCAGTCTAACGAGAGGGAGAGGCTGAAGATGAAAATTGCTGTTTTGGAGGAGAGTGTGAAGTCCAGTGAGGTGGAGTGCAAAGCCAGCAGAGAGATGGTGCTGAGGCTGGTGGCAGAGCTGGACCGAGAGAGGAGAAAGGCTgccagcagtgcagcagcactTGATTCACTCAAAGTGGTAACGTTAACACTAAACTTTGAGGGCCAAATTCAGTGTCACATTCAGTGCTGTGGTTGGAGATTCGGGCGATCCAGGACTGGGTGACAATATTTAGTGTTCTGACCCTTTATGATGTTTTTGTCCCTTTCAGGAGTTAGATGGCCTGGTGTTGGGAAAGAAAAGTGTAGAGATGGAGAtgcagacactgacagagagacTTGAAGCCAGCAAACGAGTCATAGAGGCAGCTAGACGAGAATCACACTGTTTGGAGAAACAGGTGGAGGAGCTTGAGAGAAAGGTCCAAACGAGCCACGGGGAGATCCAGGCAGCTGAGGAGAAACTGCAGATGTTCCTGACAAAGGTTGCATCCCTGCTCCAGGGAGAGTCTGAGGACAGCATCCCACCCAAAGAGAAAGATATTTTACACACACTGGATAACTTCTGCAATAAGGTAAGGAATTGAGAGTAGGGATTTCTGGTACAACTTCATATACTTCCAAGGTGCAGAGAGAGGGGAAGTAGTCTTAAGAGCAGCAACACTTACTGGAGTGTTTCAGCTTGGGTTACTTTTTaggcttgtggccttcatcagggtcacaAGTCAATAAAGTCCCCAAGCTGAAACACTTTATATtagtttctttatttgtcttacTGAGTTATGGCCCTGTAAAGCAAATATTTATGGCTCtttgaacacacactcactacttCAAAGTGTAAGATTTTCAGTGACAAGCCATTTTCTGGTACTTACAAATCACTATATATTTTAACAGTGCttactttgtttattattttacattatcaGCATGTCTCTGCATTTATCTTTGCATTACATTTCAGGTTTCCATCTCTCAAAGAAGAACTCCTACTCAAAGATAAACACTAGTATCCTTAGTGCAATTCTTCTAACCAGCCTTTGTAACTGTTCTGGCTCTGCAGACGGTGTCAGAGATGGAGGCGAGGCTTTGTCATGCCTCCGAGGAGCTGAATGAGCAGATGGAGCTCCAGCACAGCGCACTACAGAGGGCTCGGCTTGCAGAGCAGCAGGTCCAGGACCTGAGGGAGAGACTGCAAGGTCTGGAGACTGAGTTGTTGACAGCAGACATGCATCGAGACGGGCTGCAACACAACAATCAGCATGTGAGTAAAGTAGTACAAATGCTGGTGAGCCATCATAATAGAATTAAATtggtacatacatacatgcataaataGTTATAGAAGGCTAGAAAACAATCACATAGACATgggtaaatgtaaaaatgttaaattcatcATCAATCCAGTGGCATATATGTTTACTTGAATGATTAATGATCAACTCTTTCTAAAGTATGAAGAGTTCCTGGAGCAGCTGTCAGAAATGATGAAGGTTGACAGTATTGCTGTGGATCTGGGCTTCGACATGAGGCTAAAACTCATCCTGTCCCGGGCAGAACAGCTTGTCAAGCACGAAGGAACTGCtttggtggagagcaaaactCTGACCTACAGCCTGCAGCGAAAGGTACATAACTTTTATGGTGGGAActtgtgtgcaaaaaaaaatcttattaatgAAACCTTTAGATGTTAAAATGGCTTCGAACAAGCAATCACACATGCACTAAGTGGAATTTGATTATccatttatcttattttcatgatgtatttaatgaaaacacttttttctctgAAAGTACACACGCAGAGGAGCAACTATGTTGGCATGAACAGGGAAACTATTCTTGCACCCAACAGTTAAAGTCACAGAAGGACCAACTAGAGAGCAAAGGACTCCACATCCAGCTCCTGAGGAAGAAGGTTtcagagctggaggaggagaagaggagcagaTCGGCGTTGGCCGTGGAACGAGATGACGCTCATCTAGAGGCCAGACGACTGCTGAAGAAACAAGAGCGTCTCCAAGGCGAGCTGAAGGCCACCAAGCTGTCCAACACTGAGCTCAAGGCCCAGCTCTCCCACACCAATGAGCTCAAGGTAGAGGGGAGAGGGTTTCGGACCAGAATTCCATCCAGAGGCATTTTTACCTCATAACGTTTGGtgtatttgtgttcatttttgtgTATGTCCGGGTGGGAAGAGGGGGATTGTAATTGTGAATCGGTTATGTACAGCAGCTTGAAATCAAACATGTATATTTAACAAAGTATCAGAGTATTTGAGAGCAGATATAAACTCCTAGATAAAGTCACTGTTGTTTCACTAAACGCCAACTCCCACTCGGGTCTCTGCTGTGTCCAACGTGCCAAGTTGAAAGTCCTGGAACAGGATCAGAGCATACAGGAGCAGAAAAAGAAGCTAGATCAGCTGGTGGAGGGAAAAGCCAAGACGGAGAGGAAgctgaacacactgagctcagACCTTCAGAGTCAAGAGAAGAAAACCAAAGAGGACCAGCAGCAACTCAACACCCTCAGACAGAGCCTGGCTCAGCTgtctgagagggagagagaggtatAGTGTTGATATTATGAATGCTTAAAGTTTTGTTCTGCAATACATTTTCCTTTTGGAGGGAAAGTAGAAAGTGAATGTTCCacttaaacaaaaaaaccccaaaacaactCAACTAACGGTTCAGCTTACTTTGTCGTTTCCAAAGCTTTCAACCCCATCTTGTGGTTTTCCTCTGCAGATGGTGTTGCTAGGATGTCATATCGATGTTTCAGCTGTTATCACTACAGTAACATGATCTGCTGAGGAAGGCCATGAGATGAGGTTGAAAGCTTTGTTGGACCATGTATATTTAGAATTTTCTTTTATCAAGGATGGACCTTCAGGCCCAacttaattttaaatgttttttttttttttttaaaagatgagtttttactttataatacaatattttttatggtCTCAAGACAGGTGGTAGCttatataatatacaaacatGGTATCTGCTTTCTCTCAAGTTAACAAAAGCAAATAATACTATATGATTTTCTTCCCGtttgtttaacttttaatttacaGCAAACTTGtaattcaatttaaataaataattaaaaataattgtttcattAACAGGTATGATTGACAAGTTtgatttaaagattaaaaataagcATTTTGAGTATGAAAATAAAGGCCTGTGTCACCCTGAACAAACACTACTGATGTTAACAAACCTTAAAGGGCAACAGAGAACCCTAAAACCTCATACTCAGCTCATAGCGGTAGTCTGTGTATGATAAGACCTGTTAATCGGCTGAGTGGTAGAAGGTTCAAATATTTGGATGAC
It encodes the following:
- the ccdc170 gene encoding coiled-coil domain-containing protein 170 gives rise to the protein MEVMENHDEVDQSNERERLKMKIAVLEESVKSSEVECKASREMVLRLVAELDRERRKAASSAAALDSLKVELDGLVLGKKSVEMEMQTLTERLEASKRVIEAARRESHCLEKQVEELERKVQTSHGEIQAAEEKLQMFLTKVASLLQGESEDSIPPKEKDILHTLDNFCNKTVSEMEARLCHASEELNEQMELQHSALQRARLAEQQVQDLRERLQGLETELLTADMHRDGLQHNNQHYEEFLEQLSEMMKVDSIAVDLGFDMRLKLILSRAEQLVKHEGTALVESKTLTYSLQRKLKSQKDQLESKGLHIQLLRKKVSELEEEKRSRSALAVERDDAHLEARRLLKKQERLQGELKATKLSNTELKAQLSHTNELKLKVLEQDQSIQEQKKKLDQLVEGKAKTERKLNTLSSDLQSQEKKTKEDQQQLNTLRQSLAQLSERERELVDFRMVVSQMLGVDATALALPNSEIIKLLETLLHTHHHHHHLHHHADMPWHCPTHQRPCLAQIQDLPTGHSSPS